Proteins encoded within one genomic window of Triticum aestivum cultivar Chinese Spring chromosome 2D, IWGSC CS RefSeq v2.1, whole genome shotgun sequence:
- the LOC123051454 gene encoding uncharacterized protein: MRVALVVPRLPEAAPRRAAGAARGFTAGGGLFGGDSVAARGDGRGPWPDLLLHNPHPRSPILAAGLSSPRRRRPLPLLHAPLLFVAHGGIRRGSDGSKACDPSVTTAPEPGQSRGRLCELSSELTIALLHLRCKVAAATQVPWPLSHSCHPSRPQGAVVVGILFDAGCIYSHDNGQQLGVHHRSSSVSPPLRH; the protein is encoded by the exons ATGCGTGTGGCACTGGTGGTGCCCCGTTTGCCGGAGGCAGCACCGAGGCGAGCGGCCGGTGCTGCAAGAGGCTTCACGGCGGGTGGCGGCCTCTTCGGCGGCGACAGTGTGGCGGCCCGTGGCGATGGACGAGGACCATGGCCCGACCTCCTTCTCCATAACCCGCACCCGCGCTCCCCTATTTTGGCCGCTGGACTCTCGtcgccacggcggcggcggcccctGCCTCTACTCCACGCTCCTCTTCTCTTCGTCGCGCACGGCGGCATAAGGAGGGGTTCTGATGGGAGCAAGGCTTGCGACCCCTCCGTCACAACTGCTCCGGAGCCCGGACAAAGCCGAGGCCGTCTCTGTGAACTCTCCAGCGAGCTGACCATTGCCCTCCTCCATCTAAGATGCAAGGTAGCAGCAGCAACACAGGTTCCATGGCCTCTGTCGCATAGCTGCCACCCAAGCCGTCCccag GGTGCGGTGGTGGTTGGCATTCTGTTTGATGCGGGCTGCATCTACTCCCACGACAACGGTCAGCAACTAGGTGTTCACCATCGGAGTTCTTCAGTATCGCCCCCTCTCCGTCAT TAG